TGGTCGCGCCGGTCGGCTCTCGCCCTGTCTTTTCtagcagagacgagagtgTTGTGTCCTtgttttcctccgttttctaCGAGACCatcctggagagagacgcatcACCAGTAAGTTCTGTGCTGGCAGCTCCCAGTATCTGTTCCGACGACGGAACGTCCTTGTGGTCGACATAGCGGCATAGAGCCCGGATAGGActttctcgcattctcttcGAGACTCTTCTTTGAGCCGGAGCGTACCTGCAGCCACGCCTCGAAGACCTCGCGGATGTTGTTGAGCGTTTTCTCCCACTTTCTGATTTTCTCAATCACAACGGAAGCGAACCGAGAGCCCACCATCGACTGGAGTTGAAGAATGTGATCTTCGAGCGTGACGTGCAACTCTTCGTTTGCTCTGAGCACGAAACTCTGTTCTTCGGTCTTGTACCGGCACATGTCGAGCGTCTGTGCGCGCCAGTGGCTTTCGATCTTGGCGATGTCTTTCTCCAGCTTCATTTCTTCCTGCGAGATAAAGGGACTCGTCATCCTTAGGACAGGATCGGAAGTCGCTGCGAGCGTCGACGTGACTTCTTCAGGAATGGCAGCCGCTTTCTTTCCCAAATAGGTCGTCGGCGGACACG
The window above is part of the Toxoplasma gondii ME49 unplaced genomic scaffold asmbl.1444, whole genome shotgun sequence genome. Proteins encoded here:
- a CDS encoding dynein heavy chain, n-terminal region 2 protein (encoded by transcript TGME49_324000) — translated: YSYQYIYIYMSTDAMKPQHWRHLMELRGCEFEVDSKKFKLQNVFDLDLSRFPDQVQNVLQTAQEEMKLEKDIAKIESHWRAQTLDMCRYKTEEQSFVLRANEELHVTLEDHILQLQSMVGSRFASVVIEKIRKWEKTLNNIREVFEAWLQVRSGSKKKNGGKQGHNTLVSARKDRARADRRDHPSSKCCVHASIDSARVLGRLEKVCLYFAFICARFHGGVYHALELSP